The stretch of DNA ACACTAATGAAATGTTGCCATGTTATTGTCCCAGGCAGCGAGAAGGAAGAGAGTCTGGGGAGGATGCAGACAGTCCCCAGGGAAGATATAAAAGGGCGTGAAGCCACAGGCTCGCCATATCTTCACGGCCATCGCTGAACATCCATTCAGGCTCCATGGCTTTTCTAGGCTATCCTGGGAACTGTAGTGGTATAGCCTACAGAACTCACTGTTATTTCCCAGTGACTGCGTCTGTTGCTCTCTGCTCCAGCGATGTAAGCCCTACGTTTGGGCTCAGCCTGCCCAGTAGCTACCACGGGAATCTCTGGCTGCTGCATAACTGCCAAGAAACTTGTGGGGAAGTACCAAGCTGTGACTCTCCCAGTTCTGAGCCCAAGACCTGCACCACCAGTTGTGACCGATCAAACACCTCTGTGCCCTGCAACTCTCCAACAGGGGGCCAACCCTGCAGTGCCCGTGAAACGACCAACGTTGGAGCCAGCCCCAGCTGCAATCCGTGCCCTGAAACCAAGGGGTATATATCTGATGGCTGCACCCCCAGCCCATGTGCATCTAAAGCTTGCCAGACCCTTGGCAATGGCTTCAAATGCTTTGGGCAACTTAACTGCTTATCCGAGAGCTTCCAGCCCCTAAGCCACTACAGACTGGGTAGTTTTGGGTACAGAGGCTACCAAAATCTTGGCTTCATACCCAGTGGCTTCTCACCATCACGATATATCACCAACAGCTGCCAACGCCAAAACTATTTAATAAGAAATTGCCA from Dama dama isolate Ldn47 chromosome 31, ASM3311817v1, whole genome shotgun sequence encodes:
- the LOC133049962 gene encoding keratin-associated protein 24-1, giving the protein MAFLGYPGNCSGIAYRTHCYFPVTASVALCSSDVSPTFGLSLPSSYHGNLWLLHNCQETCGEVPSCDSPSSEPKTCTTSCDRSNTSVPCNSPTGGQPCSARETTNVGASPSCNPCPETKGYISDGCTPSPCASKACQTLGNGFKCFGQLNCLSESFQPLSHYRLGSFGYRGYQNLGFIPSGFSPSRYITNSCQRQNYLIRNCQRPYNWHRGCPPLSYFSRNFRSLSSIPSSFPPLRYLYGGCRPLNCYRSTYCNYSC